From Caldicellulosiruptor hydrothermalis 108, a single genomic window includes:
- a CDS encoding transglutaminase-like domain-containing protein — protein sequence MDFLVCKIPEEIEREEKLGNFCLALRLIDRWLADERITEVQRKRLMYEKNRINRILESYPFYEETALKKAMELIDSFSREEFYHLLSEGYLDYIVIEGKRRFEERFVHNIAFALPSYRERLKKDPVAQKARELLDKRLEELTQGDPPKRYRVRAKMTVAIKDDADHFRVWLPFPKEELQVCDVKLVSTSQKDYFLADNKVSQRTIYFEGKEKEYFVEFEYTINEWINKVDPEKVEENDLDEFLGEQPPHVVFTPYLKLLTNQVVAGENNPYLKAKRIFDWITNHVKYSYVRPYATYENISQYVAENLKGDCGFQALLFITMCRIAGIPARWQSGWYINPLMASPHDWALFYVKPYGWLPADLSFGGARRENEKLRSFYFGNLDGFRMVANSDFMKDFEPKPNFLRFDPTDNQLGEAESLSGKVKIESKIEVISFEEI from the coding sequence ATGGATTTTCTTGTATGCAAGATACCAGAGGAGATCGAGAGAGAAGAAAAGCTTGGCAATTTTTGCTTGGCTTTGAGATTAATAGACAGGTGGCTGGCTGATGAAAGAATCACTGAGGTACAAAGAAAACGTCTAATGTACGAGAAGAATAGAATAAACAGAATACTCGAAAGTTATCCTTTTTATGAAGAAACTGCTTTAAAGAAAGCAATGGAGCTGATTGATTCTTTTTCTCGAGAGGAATTTTATCACCTTTTGTCAGAAGGGTATCTTGATTACATAGTAATTGAAGGAAAAAGAAGATTCGAAGAACGCTTTGTTCACAATATAGCTTTTGCTCTTCCATCATACAGAGAAAGACTCAAGAAAGATCCTGTTGCACAGAAAGCAAGAGAATTGCTTGACAAGAGATTAGAAGAATTGACACAAGGAGACCCTCCCAAAAGATACCGAGTACGTGCAAAGATGACTGTTGCTATCAAAGACGATGCAGATCATTTTCGTGTTTGGCTTCCATTTCCAAAAGAAGAGCTTCAGGTTTGTGATGTAAAACTTGTTTCAACAAGCCAAAAAGACTATTTTCTTGCAGACAACAAGGTTTCACAGAGAACTATTTATTTTGAGGGCAAAGAAAAAGAATACTTTGTTGAGTTCGAGTACACTATAAATGAGTGGATAAACAAGGTTGATCCAGAAAAGGTTGAAGAAAATGATTTGGACGAATTTCTTGGTGAACAGCCACCTCATGTGGTGTTCACGCCATACCTGAAACTTTTAACCAACCAAGTAGTTGCTGGTGAGAACAATCCTTATTTAAAAGCGAAGAGAATCTTTGATTGGATTACAAACCATGTTAAATATTCTTATGTTCGACCATACGCAACTTACGAGAACATATCACAATATGTTGCAGAAAACTTGAAAGGAGACTGTGGTTTTCAGGCTCTGCTTTTCATTACTATGTGCCGAATTGCTGGAATACCTGCACGATGGCAATCTGGCTGGTACATAAATCCCCTTATGGCTTCTCCACACGACTGGGCACTGTTCTACGTCAAGCCTTATGGTTGGCTTCCGGCAGACCTTTCATTTGGTGGGGCAAGACGGGAGAACGAAAAACTTCGCAGTTTCTATTTTGGCAACTTAGATGGTTTTAGGATGGTTGCAAACTCAGATTTTATGAAAGATTTTGAGCCGAAACCAAATTTCCTGCGATTTGATCCTACAGATAATCAGCTTGGTGAGGCTGAATCCTTATCTGGGAAAGTTAAAATTGAAAGCAAGATTGAGGTAATCTCTTTTGAAGAAATCTGA
- a CDS encoding 5'-methylthioadenosine/S-adenosylhomocysteine nucleosidase family protein, with protein sequence MIYIVTAFHAEAKALIEHFGLKKLYEPSKFQIFSGNDILLIESKEGIVKSSIATTFALTKFGAGSKDIALNIGICGAVENAFSKGDVILCNKIINHHSKKAFYPDILIQHSMKEASLESFMHPVKKDSLPLEIEGDTVDMEGAGFFEAASIFLPLHNVHCIKIVYDFLDFEKINLAEIENLIKQSIPHIESLINSLLKLNFEFCNNTPEIDNIPLLVNKLKNSLHLTTYMTNELESLLKDYIIRHKKLPDFIFEFFEVQINSKKEGKNYFDKLRKILLS encoded by the coding sequence ATGATATATATTGTCACTGCTTTCCATGCAGAAGCAAAGGCTCTGATAGAACATTTTGGCCTGAAAAAATTATATGAACCTTCAAAATTTCAGATTTTTTCTGGCAATGATATTCTTCTTATAGAAAGCAAGGAAGGAATTGTAAAGAGCAGTATTGCAACAACATTTGCCTTGACAAAGTTTGGAGCAGGTAGTAAAGATATAGCCCTGAACATTGGGATTTGCGGAGCTGTGGAAAATGCTTTTTCAAAAGGTGATGTTATTCTTTGCAACAAAATAATAAATCACCACTCAAAAAAGGCATTCTACCCAGATATTTTGATTCAGCATAGCATGAAAGAAGCATCACTCGAAAGTTTTATGCATCCTGTGAAAAAAGACAGCTTACCACTTGAAATTGAAGGGGATACAGTTGACATGGAAGGGGCAGGATTTTTCGAAGCAGCTTCTATCTTTTTGCCCCTGCACAATGTACACTGCATCAAGATTGTTTATGACTTTTTGGACTTTGAAAAGATAAATCTTGCTGAGATTGAAAATCTGATAAAACAAAGTATTCCTCATATAGAAAGTCTGATAAATTCCCTATTAAAATTAAATTTTGAATTTTGCAACAATACGCCTGAAATCGATAATATACCTCTACTTGTAAATAAACTAAAAAACAGTTTACATCTTACAACTTATATGACCAATGAGCTTGAAAGTTTGTTAAAAGACTATATAATAAGGCATAAAAAACTACCTGATTTTATCTTTGAATTTTTTGAAGTTCAAATAAACTCTAAAAAGGAGGGCAAAAACTACTTTGACAAGCTCAGAAAAATCCTTCTTAGCTAA
- a CDS encoding ISNCY-like element ISCahy1 family transposase: MFNTKPKQLSFIDLFSHLKASALYKPESLLGLFNKFIDLSHYIPSSFYNAYYKYFGKHRYFSLESMLCCFLVQKLLKLNTLTQLRAVLLNSFELRSFCNLHGNVPSISTLSRFRKIFASEIHKLFQNISIHAHNISIQQCPQDSSILIFDTTGIVPKVRENNPKFIHLLLKNTSKANPELPSEKVYSLVYSSLPKTANANSNIRLMFVNGHFCWALKFAVITNAIGIPLALVPLFNYDSPSSDPQEAKAISDSKGLIPSLETLFSYIPKNFSTFIADSALDSHNIYSTLKNTFNFSKIVIPLNTRASKNTTPTLDPNIVISEDGIPICKKFNKPFKPEGKCQGKNRSLRLKWTCPMSQYKDGKRICSCPQPCTTSKSGRMFYTYPDNFRSFPGINRNSQEFFDLYKKRVAVEQTIYHLKSYMGSDTISTYDHISIFSDFLLSAITFSLLFILAHNIKLYCSKLTIKKLNKLKKLIA; the protein is encoded by the coding sequence ATGTTCAACACCAAACCTAAACAACTTTCTTTCATAGACCTATTCTCCCACCTAAAGGCTTCGGCTCTCTACAAGCCTGAAAGCCTCTTGGGCTTGTTCAATAAATTCATTGACTTGTCACATTATATACCTTCTTCTTTCTACAATGCCTACTACAAATATTTCGGTAAGCATAGATACTTCTCTTTAGAATCTATGCTTTGTTGCTTCCTCGTCCAAAAATTGCTCAAACTCAATACTTTAACTCAGCTTCGTGCTGTCTTACTCAACTCATTCGAACTTCGCTCATTTTGTAATCTTCATGGCAATGTCCCTTCTATCTCTACTCTTTCTCGCTTTAGAAAAATATTTGCAAGTGAAATCCATAAACTTTTTCAAAATATCTCTATCCATGCACATAATATTTCCATCCAACAATGCCCTCAAGATTCTTCAATCTTAATCTTCGACACAACAGGTATTGTCCCAAAGGTTCGTGAAAACAATCCTAAATTCATTCATCTACTGCTGAAAAATACCTCAAAAGCTAACCCTGAACTTCCCTCTGAAAAAGTCTACTCTCTCGTTTATTCTTCTTTGCCTAAAACTGCTAACGCTAATTCTAACATCCGTCTTATGTTTGTAAATGGCCATTTCTGCTGGGCTTTAAAATTTGCTGTCATTACAAACGCTATCGGTATCCCTTTAGCTTTAGTACCTCTGTTTAACTATGATTCCCCTTCCTCTGACCCACAAGAAGCAAAAGCTATCTCCGACTCTAAAGGTTTAATTCCTTCGCTCGAAACCTTATTCTCCTACATCCCCAAAAATTTCTCCACTTTCATCGCCGACAGTGCTTTGGATTCCCACAACATATACTCCACTTTAAAAAATACATTTAACTTCTCCAAAATCGTCATTCCACTAAATACAAGAGCTTCTAAAAATACTACACCTACTTTAGACCCCAATATCGTTATTTCTGAAGATGGTATCCCTATCTGCAAAAAGTTCAACAAACCTTTTAAACCCGAAGGCAAATGTCAGGGTAAAAATCGCTCTTTGCGCCTTAAATGGACTTGCCCTATGTCACAATACAAAGATGGCAAACGCATCTGCTCTTGCCCTCAGCCTTGTACTACCTCTAAATCGGGTAGAATGTTCTATACATACCCAGATAACTTTCGCTCTTTCCCAGGTATCAACAGAAATTCACAAGAGTTTTTTGACCTCTACAAAAAACGTGTCGCTGTAGAGCAGACTATTTACCACCTGAAATCCTACATGGGCTCTGATACTATCTCTACTTATGACCATATTTCTATTTTCTCTGATTTCTTGCTATCTGCCATTACTTTCTCGCTCTTGTTTATTCTCGCTCACAATATCAAACTCTATTGCTCTAAATTGACTATCAAAAAACTTAACAAGCTCAAAAAACTTATCGCTTAA
- a CDS encoding SPL family radical SAM protein → MTSSEKSFLAKNFSHVYVEKAVLSHPVTIKILENLRRSQIVKIDNYKEVFCRARQNYSLQEKSKKLILAKKWGEFLYPGPSICHNFGYSNFFYTSNILNCICSCEYCFLKGMYSSANIVAFVNIEDYFKEIDAVLKNKPLYLSVSYETDLLALEKIVPFSSAWIEYAASKQNLTIEIRTKSTNFQALENLKPQDNVILAWTLSPQEIIEKFEHGTPSLSSRLSAIKKATENGWKVRLCFDPILYIEDWKSIYEKFLRQVFGELNPDKIVDISVGVFRIPKDYLKRMKKVFANEITSFPYEESQNIYTYPKELKEEMINTILLILGNFAPSSKIFVI, encoded by the coding sequence TTGACAAGCTCAGAAAAATCCTTCTTAGCTAAGAATTTTTCTCATGTTTATGTCGAAAAAGCTGTTCTTTCTCATCCTGTTACAATAAAGATTTTAGAGAACCTGCGAAGATCTCAAATAGTTAAAATAGATAACTACAAAGAGGTTTTCTGCAGAGCAAGGCAAAATTACTCTCTTCAGGAAAAGAGCAAAAAACTAATACTTGCAAAAAAATGGGGAGAGTTTCTCTATCCCGGCCCCTCAATTTGCCACAATTTTGGATATAGTAACTTTTTTTATACAAGCAACATTTTGAACTGTATTTGCAGCTGTGAATATTGCTTTTTAAAAGGAATGTACTCCTCTGCAAATATAGTAGCATTTGTGAACATCGAAGACTACTTCAAAGAGATTGATGCTGTTTTGAAAAATAAGCCGCTGTATCTTTCTGTATCATACGAAACAGACCTTTTAGCACTTGAAAAAATTGTCCCATTTTCTTCTGCATGGATTGAATACGCAGCTTCAAAGCAAAATTTGACAATTGAAATCAGAACAAAAAGTACCAACTTCCAAGCTTTAGAAAACTTGAAACCTCAAGATAATGTAATTTTAGCATGGACACTGTCTCCTCAAGAAATTATAGAAAAGTTTGAACATGGCACACCTTCTTTATCTTCACGACTTTCTGCAATTAAAAAAGCTACAGAAAATGGCTGGAAAGTAAGGCTTTGTTTTGACCCAATTTTATATATTGAAGACTGGAAATCAATTTATGAAAAGTTCTTAAGACAGGTTTTCGGAGAGTTGAACCCTGATAAGATTGTAGATATTTCAGTTGGAGTGTTTAGAATTCCAAAAGACTATCTTAAGAGAATGAAAAAAGTATTTGCAAACGAAATTACCTCTTTTCCTTATGAAGAATCACAAAATATCTACACTTACCCGAAAGAGTTAAAAGAAGAAATGATAAATACAATACTTTTAATACTTGGCAATTTTGCTCCTTCTTCGAAAATTTTTGTGATATAA
- a CDS encoding RrF2 family transcriptional regulator, producing MRLTQASDYALRIVLHLSKKKGMVVEADTISEEEKIPKRFLLKICRDLIKAGIIESARGKNGGYILAKNPEDITMKDVILAVEGTLALNRCQIDPSACSKRATGYCAVHKAFSSVMKTVAKEFEKYNFAELAKMDGN from the coding sequence ATGAGACTTACGCAAGCATCCGACTATGCGCTCAGAATAGTGCTTCACCTTTCAAAGAAAAAAGGAATGGTAGTTGAGGCAGACACTATCTCAGAAGAAGAAAAGATTCCCAAAAGATTTTTGTTGAAAATATGTAGGGATTTGATAAAGGCAGGGATTATAGAATCCGCACGAGGTAAAAATGGAGGTTATATCCTTGCTAAAAATCCTGAAGACATAACAATGAAAGATGTGATACTGGCAGTAGAAGGTACCTTGGCTTTGAACAGGTGCCAGATAGACCCTTCTGCTTGTAGTAAAAGAGCTACTGGATATTGCGCTGTGCACAAGGCTTTTTCTTCAGTGATGAAGACTGTTGCGAAGGAGTTTGAAAAGTATAACTTTGCTGAGCTTGCAAAAATGGATGGAAACTAA